The proteins below are encoded in one region of Rhododendron vialii isolate Sample 1 chromosome 7a, ASM3025357v1:
- the LOC131332591 gene encoding UPF0496 protein 4-like: MVLLVEKLSHSLKPSSKLENHHHCCHDHGRSKDFSASLQAFQSHVSSCMNKLSLDSIPGSEFISLSWIHQCLELLSNLNRAFAKLVMEIDYPMSKWDITSAEEYLNYSLKLLDFLNVIASSLSDLGRARMSISHALSLIDGSPESAMERLKAVRLIKNLNKEIKVEEKEGGEEKRLCCGDKKWLFGEALMVMKRNGYWVCGIVLLGLSGDTRPCLEMEKLCRGFLSPSAMAAMEKNGAAKEVREVNDCVVYLVAAVAVGENYGEAGKNLEGKLEAMEKLLDGIGTRADGLFSEIMAGRIELLDGLRQMKP, from the coding sequence ATGGTTCTCTTAGTAGAAAAGCTTTCCCATTCTCTCAAACCCTCCTCCAAGCTGGaaaaccaccaccactgctgccACGACCACGGCCGGTCCAAAGACTTTTCGGCCTCTTTACAAGCCTTTCAGTCCCATGTATCTAGCTGCATGAACAAACTAAGCTTGGATTCGATACCCGGCTCGGAATTCATTTCCTTGTCATGGATTCACCAATGTTTGGAGCTGTTGTCCAATCTGAACAGGGCTTTTGCAAAGCTAGTGATGGAGATTGACTATCCCATGAGCAAATGGGACATCACTTCCGCTGAAGAGTATCTCAATTACAGCTTGAAGTTGTTAGACTTCCTCAACGTGATTGCCTCATCGCTATCTGATCTTGGTCGAGCTCGGATGTCGATTTCTCATGCCTTAAGCCTTATCGATGGCTCGCCTGAATCGGCGATGGAGAGGTTAAAAGCAGTTCGGTTGATCAAGAATCTAAACAAGGAGATAAAAGTGGAAGAAAAGGAAGGGGGAGAAGAGAAGAGGCTCTGCTGTGGGGATAAGAAATGGCTTTTCGGTGAAGCCTTGATGGTCATGAAGAGAAATGGGTATTGGGTGTGCGGAATTGTGTTGCTAGGATTATCTGGTGATACAAGACCGTGCTTGGAGATGGAAAAACTGTGCAGAGGGTTCCTTAGCCCTTCAGCAATGGCGGCGATGGAGAAGAATGGGGCAGCAAAGGAGGTGAGAGAAGTGAATGATTGTGTGGTTTATCTTGTTGCAGCGGTAGCCGTGGGAGAAAATTACGGCGAAGCAGGAAAAAATTTGGAAGGGAAATTGGAGGCAATGGAGAAGCTGCTGGATGGTATAGGGACGAGAGCGGATGGTTTGTTTTCGGAGATTATGGCCGGGAGAATTGAGTTGCTTGACGGTCTCCGACAGATGAAGCCATAG